In Deinobacterium chartae, one genomic interval encodes:
- a CDS encoding bifunctional folylpolyglutamate synthase/dihydrofolate synthase: protein MSAERPELDWLFSRTRSGAARGPGRARALLALEGHAFPPTVQVVGTNGKGSTCAMLEAGLLAAGLRVGRFTSPHLSRFEERIRVLGHELDPARTAAFVRWAREHAPEAPFFELTLALAQRAFAQDRVDLAVVEAGVGGASDATAALPEVRVTLITNVALDHVATLGPGLADIARDKAGAARPGVPLLTTAEGEALEVIARVAAERGAPLYTPGSHPELFDLPRAPRLRGAHQARNAALALAALRLLGYPQGAGAALEATHPARLEAFWVREREVLLDGAHNPHAAHALAAALRDSPPDALLFGIMARKDAAETLAPVAALTGTRIYTCPGEGGTHPEELRALYPGEIEPDPRAALEAALAKVPCGGRLLVAGSLYLAGALRPHLEALDKIGKRV, encoded by the coding sequence ATGAGCGCCGAGCGACCCGAACTCGACTGGCTTTTCTCGCGCACCCGCTCCGGAGCAGCGCGCGGCCCCGGGCGTGCCCGCGCGCTGCTGGCCCTCGAGGGGCACGCGTTCCCGCCCACCGTGCAGGTGGTGGGCACCAACGGCAAGGGCTCGACCTGCGCGATGCTCGAGGCGGGCCTGCTCGCGGCGGGCCTGCGGGTCGGTCGCTTCACCTCGCCGCACCTCAGCCGTTTCGAGGAACGCATCCGGGTGCTGGGCCACGAGCTCGATCCGGCCCGTACCGCCGCCTTCGTGCGCTGGGCGCGCGAGCACGCCCCCGAAGCTCCCTTTTTCGAGCTGACATTGGCCCTGGCGCAGCGCGCCTTCGCGCAGGACCGTGTGGACCTCGCGGTGGTCGAGGCCGGGGTGGGCGGGGCCAGCGACGCCACCGCTGCCCTGCCCGAGGTGCGCGTCACGCTGATCACCAACGTGGCCCTCGACCACGTGGCGACCCTGGGTCCGGGCCTCGCGGACATCGCCCGCGACAAGGCCGGGGCCGCCCGCCCCGGGGTGCCGCTGCTCACCACCGCCGAGGGCGAGGCCCTCGAGGTGATTGCCCGGGTTGCCGCAGAGCGCGGCGCCCCCCTATACACGCCCGGCAGCCACCCCGAACTGTTCGACCTGCCGCGCGCGCCACGCCTGCGCGGCGCGCACCAGGCCCGCAACGCCGCCCTGGCCCTGGCCGCCCTGCGCCTGCTCGGCTACCCGCAGGGCGCGGGCGCGGCCCTCGAGGCCACCCACCCCGCGCGCCTCGAGGCGTTTTGGGTGCGGGAGCGCGAGGTGCTGCTCGACGGCGCGCACAACCCGCACGCCGCCCACGCCCTGGCCGCAGCGCTGCGAGACAGCCCTCCGGACGCCCTGCTGTTCGGCATCATGGCCCGCAAGGACGCCGCCGAAACCCTGGCCCCCGTAGCCGCCCTGACCGGAACTCGCATCTACACCTGCCCCGGCGAGGGCGGCACGCACCCGGAGGAACTGCGCGCCCTGTACCCCGGCGAGATCGAACCCGACCCGAGAGCAGCCCTCGAGGCCGCCCTTGCGAAAGTTCCCTGCGGCGGCCGCCTGCTGGTCGCCGGAAGCCTGTACCTCGCCGGAGCGCTCAGACCGCACCTCGAGGCGCTTGACAAGATCGGGAAGCGCGTGTAA
- the purE gene encoding 5-(carboxyamino)imidazole ribonucleotide mutase, translating into MSGSARVGVVMGSRSDFETMTHALEVLRDLEVPYEARVLSAHRTPRLLERYAGSARERGLRAIIAGAGGAAHLPGMLAAFTTVPVLGVPVQSRALSGLDSLYSIVQMPGGVPVATFAIGQAGARNAALFAAALLAAEDGALLARLEAFRRAQTEAVLEDPFFEGHPPAPEGL; encoded by the coding sequence ATGAGTGGTTCTGCCAGGGTCGGCGTCGTGATGGGCAGCCGCAGCGATTTTGAAACGATGACGCACGCCCTCGAGGTGTTGCGTGACCTCGAGGTGCCTTACGAGGCGCGCGTTCTCTCGGCGCACCGCACGCCCAGGCTGCTGGAGCGCTACGCGGGTTCGGCGCGCGAGCGCGGCCTGCGCGCGATCATCGCCGGAGCCGGAGGGGCCGCGCACCTGCCGGGCATGCTGGCGGCCTTCACGACCGTGCCGGTGCTGGGCGTGCCGGTGCAGTCCAGGGCCCTCTCGGGCCTGGACTCGCTGTACTCGATCGTGCAGATGCCGGGCGGGGTTCCGGTTGCGACCTTCGCGATCGGGCAGGCCGGGGCGCGCAACGCCGCGCTGTTCGCAGCCGCGCTGCTGGCCGCCGAGGACGGAGCGCTGCTCGCGCGCCTCGAGGCCTTCCGCCGCGCCCAGACCGAAGCGGTCCTCGAGGACCCGTTCTTCGAGGGGCACCCGCCTGCCCCCGAGGGCCTGTGA
- a CDS encoding helix-turn-helix domain-containing protein produces the protein MTETNSPSGLPASLVHTPQEAATLLHIGKNTLHALLRSGRLRSVRVGRKYLIPSSAIQEFLEGRSTT, from the coding sequence ATGACAGAAACGAACTCACCATCCGGATTGCCTGCCTCGCTCGTCCACACCCCACAAGAAGCCGCCACCTTGCTACATATCGGCAAGAACACCCTCCACGCCCTTCTCAGGAGTGGACGTCTACGCTCCGTGCGAGTCGGACGTAAATACCTCATTCCCTCCAGCGCGATCCAAGAGTTTCTCGAGGGACGGAGTACCACGTGA
- a CDS encoding DUF2400 family protein has product MPWYHRDWKVPWARILASASQFIEAREERQDLTLAGSATYSAHRIAQRLATGIYYIGRDESGARKKVWMFMQGMVRGAPDLAVWQHAINSADLGVPLDTNTGAAFLDLRTPYLERLLHDNDLSYELDERGKMASTAGNIEAVTRVARWLFSKDPARVDYAFFCCGRHHSPGSDHHRCWTYVNCSACSLRSLVRCKERRA; this is encoded by the coding sequence GTGCCGTGGTACCACCGCGACTGGAAAGTCCCGTGGGCTCGCATCCTGGCTTCCGCCAGTCAGTTCATTGAGGCTCGTGAGGAGCGGCAGGACCTCACCCTCGCTGGCAGCGCCACCTACTCGGCGCATCGAATCGCTCAGCGACTGGCAACCGGCATCTACTATATAGGACGTGACGAGTCTGGCGCACGCAAGAAAGTGTGGATGTTCATGCAGGGGATGGTGCGTGGTGCCCCGGATCTGGCTGTATGGCAGCACGCGATCAACTCGGCTGATCTGGGCGTGCCGCTTGATACCAACACCGGTGCTGCCTTCCTTGATCTGCGCACGCCCTACCTTGAGCGCCTACTACACGACAATGACCTGTCGTACGAACTCGACGAGCGCGGCAAGATGGCTTCCACGGCGGGGAACATTGAGGCTGTGACACGTGTCGCACGTTGGCTATTTTCCAAAGACCCAGCTCGTGTCGACTACGCCTTCTTCTGCTGCGGCCGCCACCACAGCCCCGGATCGGACCACCATCGCTGCTGGACGTACGTGAACTGTTCCGCCTGCTCACTACGCTCACTGGTTCGCTGCAAAGAACGACGCGCATGA
- a CDS encoding AAA family ATPase, with amino-acid sequence MTSARPPRSLPFFTGAEAPQVRHVDWLVPSLLARGAGTLMFGQPGVGKSLHALHLAACLCLGRAFLGFGSVDAPLRVLFLDFESGWQWNAEPIRAIFKGMGHPSIPEEFLYYSPFTEECHPLEEPAGTLVALEDLGPILEETVRSHRVDVVIADSLGQMMIGDTNSGQDVAIALRSALNPARAAEAAVLVLDHAAKAAIGGAGVPTPVGSQQKRAWARVTVAVESEEMDGRRCTRWSIDKSNAAHFDPFLTHMQFVHGSDGQLAAVHVHSVGSAGPRSPRKGAVRERVERTVLEHLANGPARRQELGRGSTFDQVMDELLKNGLIEQIGRGQYRLRRLLYHAVHLLRQVGAQHEANALAHSINVDS; translated from the coding sequence ATGACATCCGCGCGACCTCCACGCTCACTCCCCTTCTTCACGGGTGCCGAGGCGCCCCAAGTGCGGCACGTCGACTGGCTCGTCCCCTCGCTGCTCGCACGCGGGGCAGGCACACTGATGTTCGGGCAACCCGGCGTTGGCAAGTCTCTGCATGCGCTACATCTCGCCGCGTGCCTCTGTCTGGGCCGCGCCTTCCTCGGCTTTGGAAGCGTCGACGCCCCGTTACGCGTTCTCTTTTTGGACTTCGAGAGCGGCTGGCAGTGGAACGCTGAACCGATCCGGGCGATCTTCAAGGGAATGGGTCATCCTTCCATACCGGAAGAATTCCTGTACTACTCGCCCTTCACCGAGGAATGCCACCCGTTGGAAGAGCCTGCCGGTACCCTGGTGGCTTTGGAGGATCTGGGGCCCATCCTCGAAGAGACCGTGCGGTCGCATCGCGTGGACGTGGTGATTGCCGACAGCCTCGGACAGATGATGATCGGAGACACCAACAGCGGTCAGGACGTCGCGATCGCACTCCGGTCCGCTTTGAATCCTGCTCGTGCCGCTGAGGCGGCCGTCCTCGTCCTTGACCATGCCGCCAAGGCGGCAATCGGGGGCGCCGGGGTACCAACACCGGTTGGAAGCCAACAGAAGCGCGCCTGGGCCCGTGTCACCGTAGCCGTGGAGTCCGAAGAGATGGACGGGAGGCGCTGTACACGTTGGAGCATCGACAAATCGAACGCCGCTCACTTCGATCCATTCCTGACCCACATGCAATTCGTTCACGGATCGGATGGGCAGCTGGCAGCAGTACACGTTCACTCGGTAGGTTCTGCTGGTCCCCGCTCACCAAGGAAAGGGGCCGTACGCGAACGAGTCGAGCGCACGGTCCTGGAGCATCTGGCGAACGGCCCGGCACGCCGTCAGGAACTCGGTAGGGGCTCCACCTTCGACCAGGTGATGGACGAACTCCTCAAGAATGGCTTGATCGAGCAGATCGGACGAGGCCAATACCGGCTGCGCCGCCTCCTCTACCACGCGGTCCACCTGCTTCGTCAGGTGGGGGCGCAGCATGAGGCAAACGCCCTTGCCCACAGCATCAACGTGGACAGTTGA
- the drmA gene encoding DISARM system helicase DrmA: MTDTIQSNAWLIIDALPTLDPRLVYYAIQLPSDRAAHGRICIDPSVQVEHWVLVANVAGEITRVGRVMRGRTDHDVTTFYFDKVHAVEPSVPLASLGLTLPTSHVAPVAWDAFASALPALGLPSCDAVPLIQDVVYVRELLELAVRDDLLGPAGGPHELIKDMSVRDRYLVGKLAPRQPADENDTRVEPATGVEDAEAPEEELVASLHEPGAEFARASGRVEPEDDALDEIDTTNNQSLVPSSMGLTFCVGPDVTRLSVEARWGRYERVPNDEHDFTKRRKKRKDKKKGKPDRAADTAQVDEYEDVKVKVWRRIPCGGVVTLTLDGDGPIDPLVADESQPEIRIQGTVRTNTLGERLVTLFLVNGQLEPDENKDRAWLFQPELVVRAAPDTLSRDVFRRRSQVDMVVDDQEREALAMIYRNRVEFAVGHGVAVHAVPSASDPTRAEEIRTVVIPRYEVPVTETPGLDPADRPEMRKMVQQGWLDMKRLASMDRVELMTALGCLVTDYEAWIEEQRGRIGSEVVGFDDVAHDALEKCREVLGRLRAGLETLNTDAHALEAFRFANRAMALQRVRSVYALKRRRKEEVELASLDVPSNRSWRPFQLAFLLLAIPSLADPTHADRTNPVEAFADLLWFPTGGGKTEAYLGVAAFAMGVRRLQGRRFGLDGSRGLAVVMRYTLRLLTLQQFQRATALLCAMEVLRREAPKVWGEEPFTLGLWVGNRVTPGTTEDAHKAIEALRSQDRNNAGLASPAQLTSCPWCGADIAPGRDIEVDRVAGRTWILCGDPLGRCDFSKAKTRHSGHLGLPVKVVDEEIYHRPPTMMIATVDKFAMMAWRPEVRTLFGRVNEECERHGLLWPGHDCGSGHRRQGSHSAARVKSVPAIRPPDLIVQDEFHLISGPLGTMVGLYETAVDELSAWPLGTSTVRPKVVASTATVRRAADQVRNVFMRRVAVFPPSGLDVEDNFFAVQRPVQHSHRSAQPLHGDALDSRPRGAHKPGRRYLGLCAPGSSRPAVLIRTYTAFLTAAQALFDRFGPVADPYMTLVGYFNSLRELGGMKRLAEDDVQTRSFRVQMSLVDRPGLAQRRVNDVRELTSRVSNQDIPKYLDRLEVRFDGSFERDEGRYVTCWKEGAARPIDVVLATNMLSVGVDVNRLGLMVVNGQPKGTAEYIQATSRVGRSFPGLVCSVLTWARPRDLSHYETFEHYHATFYQHVEAQSVTPFSPRAIDRGLTGTMLALMRHEFEPFAPNDGARALDRPDRPEVLQVKEAIVARAWYVTDDATKKNLTKAELEDRADQWAKEANMGGRILVYQKHGAGATAYPLLQAPGTKPWSDWTVPMSMREVEAGVRLVMEVDDRTTYDPAWRPRPIDHQEDQA; encoded by the coding sequence ATGACCGATACGATCCAGAGCAACGCGTGGCTTATCATCGACGCCTTACCCACCCTTGACCCCCGTCTGGTCTACTACGCCATTCAGCTTCCTTCCGATCGTGCTGCACACGGAAGGATCTGCATAGATCCATCCGTTCAAGTGGAGCATTGGGTCTTGGTGGCCAACGTGGCAGGCGAGATCACCCGGGTCGGCCGAGTGATGCGAGGCCGCACGGACCATGACGTGACGACGTTCTACTTCGACAAGGTGCATGCCGTGGAACCATCCGTTCCACTTGCCTCCCTGGGGCTCACCCTCCCGACGAGTCATGTCGCTCCGGTCGCTTGGGATGCGTTTGCCTCAGCTTTGCCGGCGCTCGGACTGCCGAGTTGCGACGCGGTGCCCCTCATTCAGGACGTGGTGTACGTACGTGAGCTGCTGGAACTGGCCGTTCGTGACGACCTCCTCGGACCGGCAGGCGGGCCGCACGAACTCATCAAGGACATGAGCGTCCGCGATCGGTATTTGGTCGGCAAGCTCGCCCCTCGGCAACCCGCTGACGAGAACGACACGAGAGTCGAGCCCGCAACTGGCGTAGAGGACGCCGAAGCCCCCGAGGAGGAGCTCGTCGCATCCTTACACGAGCCAGGGGCGGAATTCGCGCGAGCATCCGGGCGGGTGGAGCCGGAAGACGACGCGCTCGACGAGATCGACACGACGAACAACCAGTCCCTCGTGCCGTCCAGCATGGGCCTCACCTTCTGCGTCGGGCCGGACGTGACGCGCCTCTCGGTCGAAGCGCGCTGGGGACGCTACGAGCGCGTACCGAACGACGAGCACGACTTCACGAAGCGACGCAAGAAACGCAAGGACAAGAAGAAGGGCAAGCCAGACCGAGCGGCGGACACCGCACAGGTCGACGAGTACGAGGATGTCAAGGTCAAGGTGTGGCGGCGCATTCCATGCGGTGGCGTCGTGACCTTGACGCTGGACGGGGACGGCCCGATCGATCCGCTCGTCGCGGACGAAAGTCAACCCGAGATCCGTATTCAAGGCACCGTGCGGACGAACACGCTCGGGGAGCGGCTGGTGACGTTGTTCCTCGTGAACGGCCAGTTGGAACCCGACGAGAACAAGGACCGTGCCTGGCTGTTCCAGCCGGAGCTCGTCGTGCGCGCGGCGCCGGACACGCTTTCGCGGGACGTGTTCCGTCGCCGTTCGCAGGTCGACATGGTCGTCGATGACCAGGAACGTGAAGCGCTCGCGATGATCTACCGGAACCGCGTGGAGTTCGCCGTCGGGCATGGCGTGGCCGTGCACGCCGTGCCCTCCGCGAGTGATCCGACGCGCGCCGAGGAGATTCGGACGGTCGTGATTCCTCGCTACGAAGTACCCGTGACGGAAACCCCCGGCTTGGACCCTGCCGATCGTCCTGAGATGCGGAAGATGGTGCAGCAAGGCTGGCTGGACATGAAGCGTCTGGCGAGCATGGACCGGGTCGAGCTCATGACGGCCCTCGGGTGCCTGGTGACCGACTACGAAGCCTGGATCGAAGAACAGCGTGGCCGAATCGGCAGCGAAGTCGTCGGGTTCGACGATGTGGCACACGACGCACTCGAGAAGTGCCGTGAGGTGCTGGGGCGACTCCGAGCAGGCCTCGAGACACTGAATACGGACGCACATGCCTTGGAAGCGTTCCGCTTCGCCAACCGCGCGATGGCCCTGCAGCGGGTGCGGAGCGTATACGCGTTGAAGCGCCGCCGCAAGGAAGAGGTGGAGCTTGCGTCCCTGGACGTACCCTCGAACCGCAGCTGGCGTCCCTTCCAGCTGGCGTTCCTGCTGCTCGCGATCCCATCGCTCGCGGACCCGACGCATGCGGATCGAACGAACCCGGTCGAGGCGTTCGCGGATCTCTTGTGGTTCCCCACGGGCGGCGGCAAGACCGAGGCGTACCTTGGCGTGGCGGCGTTTGCCATGGGTGTGCGCCGCCTGCAGGGACGAAGATTCGGCCTCGATGGTTCGCGTGGACTGGCGGTCGTCATGCGGTACACTTTGCGGCTGTTGACTCTACAGCAGTTTCAACGGGCGACCGCCCTCCTCTGCGCGATGGAAGTCCTGCGGCGCGAGGCGCCCAAGGTATGGGGCGAGGAGCCCTTCACGCTGGGCTTGTGGGTAGGGAACCGCGTGACGCCTGGCACGACGGAGGACGCCCACAAAGCGATCGAAGCGCTGCGCTCGCAAGACCGCAACAATGCGGGGCTCGCGTCGCCAGCGCAACTCACGAGTTGTCCTTGGTGTGGGGCGGACATCGCGCCCGGCCGGGACATCGAAGTGGACCGGGTCGCCGGGCGTACGTGGATTCTGTGCGGCGATCCCTTGGGACGCTGTGACTTCTCCAAGGCGAAGACACGGCACTCGGGGCACTTGGGCTTGCCTGTGAAGGTGGTGGACGAGGAGATCTACCACCGACCTCCGACCATGATGATCGCGACGGTCGACAAGTTCGCCATGATGGCCTGGCGACCCGAGGTGCGCACGTTGTTCGGACGCGTGAACGAGGAGTGCGAGCGCCACGGCCTCCTCTGGCCCGGCCATGACTGCGGCAGCGGCCACCGCAGACAAGGTTCGCATTCGGCGGCTCGCGTGAAGTCCGTCCCCGCCATCCGTCCCCCGGACCTGATCGTCCAGGACGAGTTTCACCTCATCAGCGGGCCGCTGGGCACCATGGTCGGGTTGTACGAGACGGCCGTCGACGAGCTCTCCGCCTGGCCGCTCGGGACGTCGACGGTGAGACCCAAGGTGGTGGCGTCGACGGCGACGGTTCGACGCGCCGCCGACCAGGTCCGCAACGTGTTCATGCGGAGGGTCGCGGTGTTCCCCCCATCCGGCTTGGACGTCGAGGACAATTTCTTCGCCGTACAGCGGCCAGTACAGCATTCCCATCGATCCGCGCAGCCACTGCATGGGGACGCGCTGGACTCAAGGCCACGGGGCGCGCACAAACCAGGGCGCCGGTATCTGGGCTTGTGCGCGCCAGGCAGCTCACGCCCGGCCGTGCTGATCCGCACGTACACGGCTTTCCTCACTGCCGCGCAGGCACTGTTCGACCGATTCGGACCGGTGGCCGACCCCTACATGACCCTCGTCGGCTACTTCAATTCCCTCCGCGAGCTGGGGGGCATGAAGCGGCTCGCGGAGGACGACGTGCAGACGCGCTCCTTCCGGGTGCAGATGAGTCTGGTCGACCGGCCGGGTCTCGCCCAGCGGCGGGTGAATGACGTGCGCGAGCTCACTTCGCGTGTCTCCAACCAGGACATCCCGAAGTACCTCGACCGGCTCGAGGTCCGGTTCGACGGCAGCTTCGAACGCGACGAGGGCCGGTATGTCACGTGTTGGAAGGAGGGCGCGGCGAGGCCCATCGACGTCGTGCTGGCCACGAACATGCTCTCGGTGGGCGTGGACGTGAACCGCCTCGGGTTGATGGTCGTGAACGGCCAACCGAAAGGCACGGCCGAGTACATCCAAGCCACCAGCCGCGTCGGACGGTCCTTCCCGGGCTTGGTGTGCAGTGTCCTCACCTGGGCACGTCCGCGGGACCTCTCGCACTACGAGACGTTCGAACATTACCACGCGACGTTCTACCAGCACGTCGAGGCGCAGTCGGTGACGCCCTTCTCACCCCGAGCGATCGACCGGGGCCTCACCGGCACGATGCTCGCCTTGATGCGGCACGAGTTCGAGCCGTTCGCGCCCAATGACGGCGCCCGAGCCCTCGACCGCCCTGACCGCCCCGAGGTCCTCCAAGTGAAGGAAGCGATCGTCGCTCGCGCGTGGTACGTGACCGACGACGCCACCAAGAAGAATCTGACGAAAGCCGAACTGGAGGACCGCGCGGATCAGTGGGCGAAGGAAGCGAACATGGGCGGACGCATCCTCGTGTACCAGAAGCACGGCGCGGGTGCCACGGCCTACCCGTTGCTGCAAGCGCCCGGCACGAAGCCTTGGTCGGATTGGACCGTGCCGATGTCCATGCGTGAAGTGGAAGCTGGCGTACGCCTGGTCATGGAGGTCGACGACCGCACCACCTACGATCCCGCGTGGCGCCCCCGCCCCATCGACCACCAGGAGGACCAGGCATGA
- the drmC gene encoding DISARM system phospholipase D-like protein DrmC: MRDLLEAVTALVALIPPIKVEAIAARIHGASPAQLDRILDEIIGAPTARAAIRRMRHAWITSGVNAETLAGILLGASHAFTHAQAQQEVDLVWTGPTTPFVPTRRTPQALLQVIGSARECLFLTSFVAYHVPSVVDALNDAIHRGVQVSLLVESLAAHGGTLDYDPIALMRQRVPAARVYGWVDRTGPFNGGKVHAKIAVADHRLAFITSANLTEHAMEKNMEAGVLIHGGTLPHALQAHLQALVDTRVISETPHL, from the coding sequence ATGCGTGACCTGCTGGAAGCCGTGACGGCCCTCGTCGCTCTGATCCCACCCATCAAGGTGGAGGCGATCGCTGCCCGTATCCACGGCGCATCGCCAGCTCAGCTAGATCGCATCCTGGACGAGATCATAGGAGCTCCCACCGCGCGTGCCGCGATCAGGCGGATGCGGCACGCGTGGATCACCTCGGGCGTGAACGCAGAGACACTCGCTGGAATCCTACTCGGCGCGAGTCATGCCTTCACTCACGCGCAGGCGCAACAGGAGGTGGACCTCGTCTGGACGGGCCCGACGACACCGTTCGTTCCCACGCGACGCACGCCTCAGGCTTTGCTTCAAGTCATCGGAAGCGCCCGCGAGTGCCTGTTCTTGACGAGCTTCGTCGCCTATCATGTACCGTCCGTCGTCGATGCGCTGAACGACGCGATCCACCGAGGCGTACAGGTGTCACTCCTAGTGGAATCACTCGCGGCGCACGGCGGCACCCTTGATTACGACCCGATCGCACTGATGCGCCAACGCGTACCAGCGGCGCGCGTGTACGGATGGGTGGACAGGACGGGTCCCTTCAATGGAGGCAAGGTACACGCCAAGATCGCAGTGGCGGACCATCGGTTGGCGTTCATCACCAGCGCAAATCTCACGGAGCACGCCATGGAAAAGAACATGGAGGCAGGGGTCCTGATTCATGGAGGCACGCTTCCTCACGCGCTGCAAGCACACCTGCAGGCTCTGGTCGACACGCGCGTCATCAGTGAGACGCCGCACCTCTGA
- the drmB gene encoding DUF1998 domain-containing protein: MSKTAVGEVRPSQLLWTYGPGALIDLPNLSVLTMGVDRWDKERCQPIQEARLLANVRRVLGAQVESLRMPPFGERDVTSPTSAEALMGVPVKAFPRWLRCVKCGLLSPYDAGLFDLKKNPYRPEQTRFVHRACRGSRGDQPARDADAVPARFLLACRAGHLDDFPWHWYVHGGRSSCQGTLRFFESGASLQTENLWVKCDHCKASKNMAQAFGQAGKENLPACRGRNPHLDRFDETCEEDPRAILLGATNGWFPATLSVLAIPQSGSPLAQLVEDGWTFFEDLTSEAEVAIAVKTLKKTAQLPGIEQHTPEDIWAAIEAHRTGGAEVTPGDLKAPEWEVLTAPNPPTDYPHFMSKKVATPAGFEHCITRVLLLERLREVNALLGFTRVEAPDETVSEDPVPRAALTRGAPTWVPATQVHGEGIFIQFDLPSLVSWAGKESVKPLDDRLRAGHRGWRIKRRLNPDDGYPGVRYVMLHTLAHLLIRELALECGYNAASIRERVYADTTEGRDQAGILIYTAAADSDGTLGGLVELGKPENLGRLLRQALERAHVCASDPLCAEHDPSKDQTLHGASCHACSFVSETSCERGNRLLDRALVVPTMEHPGAAYFDPS; the protein is encoded by the coding sequence ATGAGCAAGACCGCGGTGGGCGAAGTTCGCCCCAGTCAGCTGTTGTGGACCTACGGGCCAGGCGCACTCATCGACCTGCCCAACTTGTCGGTGTTGACGATGGGCGTGGATCGGTGGGACAAGGAACGCTGCCAACCCATCCAGGAGGCGCGACTCCTTGCGAACGTTCGCCGCGTACTCGGCGCCCAAGTCGAGAGCTTGCGCATGCCGCCCTTCGGGGAACGGGACGTGACGAGTCCTACGTCGGCCGAAGCGTTGATGGGCGTCCCGGTGAAAGCCTTCCCACGCTGGTTGCGATGCGTGAAGTGCGGTCTGTTGTCCCCTTACGACGCCGGCCTGTTCGATTTGAAGAAGAACCCCTACCGCCCCGAGCAGACCCGGTTCGTGCATCGCGCCTGCCGTGGGTCGAGGGGCGACCAACCAGCGCGCGACGCGGACGCCGTGCCGGCACGCTTCCTGCTCGCCTGCCGCGCCGGGCACCTGGACGACTTCCCCTGGCACTGGTACGTGCACGGGGGGCGCAGCTCCTGTCAGGGCACACTGCGGTTCTTCGAGAGTGGTGCGTCCTTGCAGACCGAGAACCTCTGGGTGAAGTGTGATCACTGCAAAGCGTCAAAGAACATGGCTCAAGCCTTCGGCCAGGCCGGCAAGGAGAACCTGCCGGCGTGCCGTGGCCGAAATCCGCACCTCGACCGGTTCGACGAGACGTGTGAGGAGGACCCGCGTGCGATCCTGCTCGGCGCGACCAACGGGTGGTTCCCCGCGACGCTGTCCGTCCTCGCCATCCCACAATCGGGGAGTCCGTTGGCACAACTCGTCGAGGATGGCTGGACGTTCTTCGAGGACTTGACGTCCGAGGCGGAAGTGGCGATCGCGGTCAAGACGCTCAAGAAGACGGCGCAGTTGCCCGGCATCGAGCAGCACACCCCGGAGGACATCTGGGCAGCGATCGAAGCGCACCGTACTGGCGGAGCGGAGGTCACGCCGGGTGACTTGAAGGCCCCAGAGTGGGAAGTCCTCACGGCGCCCAATCCGCCCACCGACTACCCACACTTCATGAGCAAGAAGGTCGCAACGCCGGCCGGCTTCGAACACTGCATCACGCGCGTCCTGCTGTTGGAGCGCTTGCGAGAAGTGAACGCCCTACTCGGCTTCACGCGTGTCGAGGCGCCCGACGAGACGGTGAGTGAGGACCCCGTGCCTCGGGCAGCCTTGACACGCGGCGCGCCCACCTGGGTGCCGGCGACGCAAGTTCACGGCGAGGGCATCTTCATCCAGTTCGACCTTCCTTCGCTCGTCTCATGGGCCGGCAAGGAGTCCGTGAAGCCACTGGACGATCGCTTGAGGGCCGGACACCGCGGCTGGCGCATCAAACGGCGCTTGAATCCCGACGACGGGTACCCTGGGGTCCGCTACGTGATGCTGCACACGCTGGCGCACCTCTTGATCCGCGAGCTTGCCCTGGAGTGCGGCTACAACGCCGCCAGCATCCGTGAACGCGTCTACGCCGACACGACGGAAGGACGCGACCAGGCGGGCATCTTGATCTACACTGCTGCAGCGGACTCGGACGGGACGCTGGGTGGCCTGGTGGAGCTCGGCAAGCCGGAGAACCTGGGTCGCTTGCTGCGCCAGGCGCTGGAGCGGGCGCACGTATGTGCTTCGGATCCCCTATGTGCAGAGCACGATCCCAGCAAGGATCAGACGCTGCACGGGGCGTCGTGTCACGCCTGCTCCTTCGTCTCCGAGACGTCCTGCGAGCGCGGCAATCGACTGCTGGACCGCGCGCTGGTCGTGCCCACCATGGAGCACCCCGGGGCAGCGTACTTCGATCCTTCCTGA